The following DNA comes from Paraburkholderia phytofirmans PsJN.
ACGCTCAGCCGTGGAAAGACAGCAAGGTTCGCATGAGGCCCGCAGCAGCCGGTGGCGGCGCGCAGGGCACAGTGCGAACCCGGGTGGTCGCGCGGCGTGAGGCAACACGCACGCCCGCTCAGCAACGACGCGAGGGCCGGCCGGCGGCGCTGGCGCGGTGCGAGGCAAGTGCATGCGCCACGCAACACGCGCCGCCGGGGCGCGCTCATTCGTCGGCGATCGCGGCGTTTGTATAGACTTCCTGCACGTCGTCCAGATTCTCCAGCGCGTCGAGCAGCTTCTGCATTTTCACGGCGTCTTCGCCGGTGAACTCGACTTCCGTCTGAGGTTTCATCGTCACCTCGGCCAGTTCGGCCTTGAAGCCGGCGGCTTCCAGCGCCGACTTCACCTTCGGAAAGTCGTTCGGCGGGCACAGCACTTCGATGCTGCCGTCGTCATTCGTGACGACGTCGTCGGCGCCGGCTTCGAGCGCGGCTTCCATCAGCTTGTCTTCCGCCGTGCCGGGCGCGAACAGGAATTGGCCGACGTGATCGAACATGAACGACACCGAGCCGTCCGTGCCCATGTTGCCGCCGTTCTTCGAGAACGCGTGACGCACTTCCGCCACCGTGCGCGTGCGGTTGTCGGTCATGGTGTCGACAATCACCGCCGCGCCGCCGATGCCGTAGCCTTCGTAGCGGATTTCTTCGTAGCTTGCGCCGTCCACGCCGCCCACGCCACGCTGGATTGCGCGATTGACGTTATCTTTCGGCATGTTGGCGTCGTACGCCTTTTCGACGGCGAGCCGCAGGCGCGGGTTCGAGTCGATGTCGCCGCCGCCCATGCGAGCCGCGACCTGGATTTCCTTGATGAGCCGCGTCCAGACCTTGCCGCGCTTGGCGTCGGCCGCTGCTTTCTTATGCTTGATGTTGGCCCATTTCGAATGACCCGCCATACCTATTCTCCATCGCGCGCGCCGCTGGGGCGCACGCATTATGCAATTGTCGTTGCGATGTCGGGCGCTTGCTCGTGTTCGCGCGCCGTGCGCGCGTTCGCGGTGTTGTGCGCCTCGCTGTCAAACCGCCCGCTGCCTGACGGCCCAGCTCAACTGTTCGTGGCCGACCGCCCGTGGCTGAGCGTTTCGCGCCTGATCACGGCCAGCCGGGTCCGGCTGGCGGGACCGCGAGTTCGCAGCGCGATTGGGACGGGGAGGTGCGGCTGGCGCGCGGCAAACGCCGCGCCGGCCTGCCAGGCCCCGCGAAAGGCGCGATGCGCCAGGCGGTGTGGTCAACGGTAATGCGAGTTGAGCCGCTCTTTGAGCGGATTCGAATTTTATCACGCCGCAAGGGGGCGGCAGAGGACGAGATAGCGGCCATCGCCGCGAAAAGTGCGTGGCGACGGCGGGTGGCGCACGCCGTCGCGCGCTTTTCAGGCCGCGTTCAGTTCTTCGTGCCGAACAGACGGTCGCCGGCGTCGCCGAGACCCGGCACGATGTACGCATGCTCGTTCAGATGCGAATCGAGCGAGGCGACATACAGCTTGACGTCCGGATGGGCGTCCTGGAACACCTGCACGCCTTCGGGCGCGGCGACCAGCGCGAGGAACATGATGTTCTCGCCGGCCACATTGCGGCGCTTGAGCACGTCGACCGCGTGCACGGCGGAATAGCCGGTCGCGACCATCGGATCGCACAGAATGAACACGCGGTCTTCGAGGTCGGGCAGGCGCACCAGATATTCCACCGGCCGATGGTCCTCGGCGCGATACACGCCGATGTGGCCCACCCGCGCCGACGGCACCAGTTCCAGCAGGCCGTCCGACATGCCGATGCCGGCCCGCAGCACCGGCACGATCGCCAGTTTCTTGCCGGCGATCACCGGCGCGTCGATCTCGACGAGCGGCGTGGTCAGGCGGCGCGTGGTCATGGGCAGGTTGCGGGTGATTTCATAGCCCATCAGCAGCGTGATTTCGCGCAGCAGTTCGCGGAACGTGCGAGTCGAGGTATCCCGGTCGCGCATATGCGACAGCTTGTGCTGGATCAGCGGGTGATCGAGGATGAAGAGATTGGGAAAACGGCTGTCCTGGGTCATGGCGGGTGCGCACGGGGCGGCTAGAGGGATCGGTTCGGCGCGCCGCGCGGCCGGAGAACCGGCTGGCTGGCGAACGCGCCACGGCGCAAGTTTACCGAAAGAGTGCCGCCCGAAGATACCGGAGATTGCACAGGCCCGGCACAGTCCGGCACCGATTCTTCTAGAATCGGGGAAACTTTTGCCGCGAGAGGGCCCTGGATTTGTCGCTGGGGTCGAGGCCGAGGGGCGAGCGCTCGAGGCGGTCCGCGGCTTCCCGAGAATGCTGCCTCAGACCTGTCGCAATGCGCCGAGCTTTACGGAACGTAGAAAACTTGCGGCGGCCCGGCGTTTTTCACGCGGCATAACTTCACGAGGAGAACACTGATGGACATGGGAATCGCAGGACGCACCGCGCTGGTCTGCGCGGCGAGCAAGGGCCTGGGGCGCGGCTGCGCGGAAGCGCTCTCCGCCGAAGGCGTCAACCTGACGATCGTCGCGCGCACCGCCGAGACGCTTGAGGCGACCGCGGCGGAGATCCGCAAGCAAAGCGGCGTGGAAGTGAAGACGGTGGCCTGCGACATCACCACGCCGGAAGGCCGCGCGGCGGCGCTCGCCGTGTGTCCGCAGCCGGACATTCTGGTTAACAACGCGGGCGGCCCGCCGCCCGGCGACTTCCGCGACTTCACGCATGAAGACTGGATCCGCGCGCTCGAGAGCAACATGCTCACGCCCATCGAACTGATACGCGCGACCATCGACTCGATGAGCGCGAACGGTTACGGCCGCATCGTCAATATCACAAGTTCGGCGGTGAAGGCGCCGATCGACGTGCTCGGCTTGTCCAACGGCGCGCGCTCGGGGCTGACCGGCTTCGTCGCGGGACTTGCGCGCAAGGTCGCGCCCACCGGCGTGACCATCAACAACCTGCTGCCGGGGCTGTTCGACACCGACCGCATCGGCGTCACTTTCCAGGCGCAGGCCAAGGCGCAAAACATTTCCGTCGACGAGGCGCGCAAGCAGCGCATGAAGACGATTCCCGCCGGCCGTTTCGGCACGCGCGAGGAATTCGGCGCCGCCTGCGCGTTTCTGTGCAGCGTGCATGCCGGCTATATCACCGGACAGAACTGGCTGATCGACGGCGGCGCCTATCCGGGCACGTTCTGAGCGGCCCATCATCGAGCGTCACCACAACAACGACAATCACAACGGTTTCAGGAGTCTTACGTCATGACCACCCGCATCGCGCTGATCGCGCACGATCATAAAAAGGACGATATCGTCAAACTGGCCGGCGAATACGTCGACACGCTCAGGCGCTGCGACATCGTGGCGACCGGCACGACCGGCGGGCGCATTGCCGACGCGCACGGCCTCACGGTCGAACGGATGTTGTCCGGCCCGCACGGCGGCGATTTGCAGATCGGCGCGCAGCTCGCGGAAGGGCGCGTGGACATGGTGATCTTCCTGCGCGACCCGATGACGCCGCAGCCGCACGAGCCCGACATCAACGCGCTGGTGCGCGCGTGCGACGTGCACAACATTCCCTGCGCCACCAACATTTCGACGGCGCGCATGGTGCTCGACTCGCTGACCTTGCGACTCACGCAACAGGTTTGAGCTTTCGCTCCCGGCACGCCTGAATCAAAACCAACCTCAAGGAGACGAGATGACCAAAGCAATCCGATTCGATAAAACCGGCGGTCCCGAAGTGATGAAGTGGGTCGACGTCGAAGTCGGTGAGCCGGGCACGGGCGAGATCCGCGTCAGGCAGACGGCGGTCGGGCTGAACTATATCGACGTGTACTTCCGCACCGGTCTCTATCCGTTGCCTTTGCCCGGCGGCCTCGGCATGGAAGCGGCCGGCGAAGTGACGGCGCTCGGCCCGGGCGTGACCGGTCTGAAGGTGGGCGATCGCATCGCGTACGTGGGCCGTCCGCCCGGCGCGTATGCGCAGGAACGCGTGCTGCAGGCAGCGCAGGTCGTGAAAGTGCCCGACGCGTTGAGCGACGAGCAGGCCGCCTCGGTGATGCTGCAAGGCCTGACCGCGCACTATCTGCTGCGCCGCACGTATCCCGTGAAAGCCGGCGACACGATCCTGATCCAGGCCGCGGCGGGCGGCGTCGGTCTGCTGGTGTGCCAGTGGGCGAAGGCGCTCGGCGCGACGGTGATCGGCACCGTCGGCTCGGATGAGAAAGCGGAGATCGCCACGGCGCACGGTTGCGATCATGCGATCGTCTACACGCGCGAGAACTTCACCAAACGCGTGCGCGAGATCACCAACGGCGCGGGCGTGCCGGTGGTGTACGACTCGATTGGTAAAGACACGTTTACGGGCTCGCTCGATTGCCTCGCGCCGCTCGGCCTGTTCGTGAGCTTCGGCAACGCGTCGGGGCCGTTGCCGCCGATCGATTCGTCGGAATTCGCCGGACGTGGTTCGCTGTTCTTCACGCGCCCGACGCTCTTTACCTACATCGCCAAACGCGGCGACTACGAGGCGGCGTCCACCGAGTTGTTCGACGTGCTGGTGTCGGGCAAGGTCAAGACGAGCATCAATCAGCGCTACGCATTATCGGACGTCGGCCGCGCGCATGCGGATCTCGAAGGGCGCCGCACGACGGGCTCGACGGTGCTCCTGCCGTAACGCACGACGACGGCCTGAGCGCGAGAGCGACGGCCGTATAAAAACGAAGCTCATTGAAGGTCGCGCCCCAACCGTAGTCAAACCGGCGCCGCACGCCGCAAAACCAGGCCCAGCCAACCCGAGGCCGTTCCATCGCAGGATGGAACGGCCTCGTCCGTTTACGCGATTTTTATATCCCCCACTTCATCTTTGACCAGGCCTTTACACGGTTCGGCATAACGTTGCGGCTATCCAAAGTCCGTGTAATGGAGAACAAAAATGGATGTGCTGTATGTCGGGGGGCTGGTGCTGTTTGCCGCGCTGACCTTCGCTTTGATTGCCGGCTGCGAGAAGTTGATGCAGTTCCGTCGTGGGCAGGGAGCGCGCTGATGAACTGGATTCTGTGGTTATCGGGCGCGGCCACCGCGCTGCTGTTCGTCTATCTGGTCTATGCGCTGTTGCGCGCGGAGGACATTGAATGAACTCGAACAATGTCCTGCAAGCGGGCCTTTTCATCGTCGTGCTGCTGGCAGCCGCGGTGCCGATGGCCCGCTATCTCAGCGCCGTGATGGACGGCAGCTCGCGCGTGGTCCGCTTCGGCGGTCCCGTCGAGCGTCTGCTGTATCGCATCGCGGGCGTCGATGCGTCGAAGGAAATGAGCTGGAAGCACTACGCGATCGCCACGATCGCCTTCAACGTGCTCGGCGTGGCGTTCCTGTACGTGCTGTTGCGCGTGCAAGGCTGGCTGCCGGGCAA
Coding sequences within:
- the upp gene encoding uracil phosphoribosyltransferase, which translates into the protein MTQDSRFPNLFILDHPLIQHKLSHMRDRDTSTRTFRELLREITLLMGYEITRNLPMTTRRLTTPLVEIDAPVIAGKKLAIVPVLRAGIGMSDGLLELVPSARVGHIGVYRAEDHRPVEYLVRLPDLEDRVFILCDPMVATGYSAVHAVDVLKRRNVAGENIMFLALVAAPEGVQVFQDAHPDVKLYVASLDSHLNEHAYIVPGLGDAGDRLFGTKN
- a CDS encoding SDR family oxidoreductase gives rise to the protein MDMGIAGRTALVCAASKGLGRGCAEALSAEGVNLTIVARTAETLEATAAEIRKQSGVEVKTVACDITTPEGRAAALAVCPQPDILVNNAGGPPPGDFRDFTHEDWIRALESNMLTPIELIRATIDSMSANGYGRIVNITSSAVKAPIDVLGLSNGARSGLTGFVAGLARKVAPTGVTINNLLPGLFDTDRIGVTFQAQAKAQNISVDEARKQRMKTIPAGRFGTREEFGAACAFLCSVHAGYITGQNWLIDGGAYPGTF
- a CDS encoding methylglyoxal synthase, with translation MTTRIALIAHDHKKDDIVKLAGEYVDTLRRCDIVATGTTGGRIADAHGLTVERMLSGPHGGDLQIGAQLAEGRVDMVIFLRDPMTPQPHEPDINALVRACDVHNIPCATNISTARMVLDSLTLRLTQQV
- a CDS encoding YebC/PmpR family DNA-binding transcriptional regulator, whose protein sequence is MAGHSKWANIKHKKAAADAKRGKVWTRLIKEIQVAARMGGGDIDSNPRLRLAVEKAYDANMPKDNVNRAIQRGVGGVDGASYEEIRYEGYGIGGAAVIVDTMTDNRTRTVAEVRHAFSKNGGNMGTDGSVSFMFDHVGQFLFAPGTAEDKLMEAALEAGADDVVTNDDGSIEVLCPPNDFPKVKSALEAAGFKAELAEVTMKPQTEVEFTGEDAVKMQKLLDALENLDDVQEVYTNAAIADE
- the kdpF gene encoding K(+)-transporting ATPase subunit F; its protein translation is MNWILWLSGAATALLFVYLVYALLRAEDIE
- a CDS encoding quinone oxidoreductase family protein — translated: MTKAIRFDKTGGPEVMKWVDVEVGEPGTGEIRVRQTAVGLNYIDVYFRTGLYPLPLPGGLGMEAAGEVTALGPGVTGLKVGDRIAYVGRPPGAYAQERVLQAAQVVKVPDALSDEQAASVMLQGLTAHYLLRRTYPVKAGDTILIQAAAGGVGLLVCQWAKALGATVIGTVGSDEKAEIATAHGCDHAIVYTRENFTKRVREITNGAGVPVVYDSIGKDTFTGSLDCLAPLGLFVSFGNASGPLPPIDSSEFAGRGSLFFTRPTLFTYIAKRGDYEAASTELFDVLVSGKVKTSINQRYALSDVGRAHADLEGRRTTGSTVLLP